One Ilumatobacter coccineus YM16-304 genomic window, AAACATCACGCCGGGGCGACGCGCGTCGGGGCGATCGGAGCCGGCGGCACGGTGTCCCGCCAGGTCGGAGAGCGGATCGGCCGCTCGCCGAACAGAATCGCGCTCGGGAATCGGAGGGCGGTGGCTCCCTCCGGTACTCTCTCGGACGTGACTGGAACGATGAACGAGAAGATCGCCGACCTCGCCGAACGGCGGGAGCAAGCGCTGCACGCAGGCTCGCAGCGCTCGGTCGATCGTCAACACGAGAAGGGCAAGATGCTCGCCCGCGAGCGCCTCGACTACTTCCTCGACGACGGCTCGTTCCACGAACTCGATCTGCTCGCCCGCCACCGTGCGCACGCAGCCGGTCTCGAAGACCGTCCGTACACCGACGGCGTCATCACCGGGTGGGGTCTCGTCGACGGCCGCAAGGTCTTCGTGTTCTCCCAGGACTTCACCGTGTTCGGCGGCGCGCTCGGCGAGGTCTTCGCCGAGAAGATCCACAAGCTGATGGACCTCGCCGCCAAGGTCGGTGCCCCGGTCATCGGACTCAACGACGGTGCCGGCGCTCGCATCCAGGAAGGCGTCGTGAGCCTCGCCTCGTACGGCGGCATCTTCCGCCGCAACGTGCAGGCCTCCGGCGTCGTCCCACAGATCTCGGTCATCCTCGGCCCCTGCGCCGGTGGTGCCGTGTACTCCCCCGCCATGACCGACTTCATCTTCATGGTGCGCGAAACCAGCCACATGTTCATCACCGGCCCCGACGTCGTGAAGACCGTGACCGGTGAAGACGTCACGCTCGAAGAACTCGGCGGCGCCATGAGCCACGCCTCGAAGTCGGGTGTGGCCACCTTCGTGTCCGACGACGAGAAGGCGTGCCTCGACGACGTGCGTTTCCTGCTCGGGTTCCTCCCGTCGAACAACCTGGAGGAAGCGCCGCTCGAAGACCTCGGCGACGACCCCGACCGCTCGTGCCCCGAGCTCGACACCATCCTCCCCGATTCGCCGAACCTGCCGTACGACATGGTCGAGGTCATCTCGCACTGCGTCGACAACGGCGAGTTCTTCGAGTACTTCCCGCACTGGGCCAAGTCGATCGTGTGTGGCTTCGCCCGCATCGACGGCAAGGCCGTCGGCGTCGTCGGCAACCAGCCGAAGGTCCTCGCCGGCGTGCTCGACATCGAGTCGGCCGAGAAGGCCGCCCGCTTCGTGCGCACGTGCGACTCGTTCAACATTCCGCTGATCACGTTCGTCGACGTGCCGGGCTTCCTGCCGGGCGTCGACCAGGAGTACGGCGGCATCATCCGCCACGGCGCCAAGCTGCTCTACGCCTACTGCGAGGCCACGGTGCCGCGCATCTCGGTCATCACCCGCAAGGCGTACGGCGGGGCGTACGTCGTCATGGACTCCAAGTCGATCGGTTCCGACCTCGCGTTCGCCTGGCCCTCGGCCGAACTCGCCGTGATGGGCCCCCAGGGCGCCGTCGAGATCGTCTACCGCCGCGAACTGCAGCAGGCCGCCGACCCGGCCGCACGCCGCGCCGAACTCGTCGAGGAGTACACCGAGAAGTACGCCAACCCGTACGCCGCTGCCGAACGCGGCTACATCGACGACGTGATCGATCCGGCCGACACCCGCAAGAAGCTCGTCGCCGGGTTGCGGATGCTCAGCACCAAGCGTGAAGAACTGCCGCGGCGCAAGCACGGCAACGTTCCGCTCTGAGTCGTCGACCGACGTTTGTTTCGACACGAAGCCCGGCGATTGCGCTGTCGGGCGCAGATCGACATGCGATGATGGCGACATGACGTCGGGTTTCGAGGCTCCCAACGGACCGGCCGCGTCGGTACCACCTCCACCGCCGCCACCACCTGGCACGGTCCCACCTGCGCCGCGCCCGACACCCGAGACGCCGCCTCCGCCGCCACCCGCTGCGGCACCCGTGCCGCCGGTTCCCGCGCCGCCGACGCCTGCGCCGACACCCGCGCCGTCGCCGGCGCCGCCGAATCCATCGCCCGCTCCCGCGCCCCCGGTCCCGACACCACCGGCTCCGACGCCACCGGCTCCCACACCGACGCGCCCGGCACCGCAGCCGACACCCACGCCGGTTCCACCCGATCCGGCCCCGGCACCGACGCGCCCGGCGCCACAACCGGCACCGCCCCCGACCGTCAGCCCGTCGTACCTCGAGCCGACCGCAGCATCACCTGCCCCTCCGGCCGCGGCGCCCGAGCGCACCGGTCAGCCCG contains:
- a CDS encoding acyl-CoA carboxylase subunit beta — encoded protein: MNEKIADLAERREQALHAGSQRSVDRQHEKGKMLARERLDYFLDDGSFHELDLLARHRAHAAGLEDRPYTDGVITGWGLVDGRKVFVFSQDFTVFGGALGEVFAEKIHKLMDLAAKVGAPVIGLNDGAGARIQEGVVSLASYGGIFRRNVQASGVVPQISVILGPCAGGAVYSPAMTDFIFMVRETSHMFITGPDVVKTVTGEDVTLEELGGAMSHASKSGVATFVSDDEKACLDDVRFLLGFLPSNNLEEAPLEDLGDDPDRSCPELDTILPDSPNLPYDMVEVISHCVDNGEFFEYFPHWAKSIVCGFARIDGKAVGVVGNQPKVLAGVLDIESAEKAARFVRTCDSFNIPLITFVDVPGFLPGVDQEYGGIIRHGAKLLYAYCEATVPRISVITRKAYGGAYVVMDSKSIGSDLAFAWPSAELAVMGPQGAVEIVYRRELQQAADPAARRAELVEEYTEKYANPYAAAERGYIDDVIDPADTRKKLVAGLRMLSTKREELPRRKHGNVPL